One segment of Anastrepha obliqua isolate idAnaObli1 chromosome 3, idAnaObli1_1.0, whole genome shotgun sequence DNA contains the following:
- the LOC129241809 gene encoding equilibrative nucleoside transporter 4 isoform X2: MESAQATTYEPLEGRGAGIRHEPMDSPEADVRMPKDHNHAVYLALLAAGIGFVLPYNSFIIAADYWQARFPGRSVALDMSMTYIIVAFATVLLNNVFLSLAPFRVRVLFGYVVSFTTLIFVAVCEVAFHMFAANTAYSVNLAAVSLVAIGCTVQQSSFYGFASMLPKEYTQAVMAGESIAGFLVSSNRVATKMLIQNDRVSTVIFFLTSTLYILFSYVLHLATIHLPFVRYHMKACAKIVLRPDEDRLNDLDGGTPIAKYGVLTLEPTSPPANASNNTTGALSFSNPVYELSNPTAGESVIEGLNSLPDMPSTPQEPTTPTTVAFKVEHVLTPGTCTPGKLSDLKNGFVSRWTVAQAIYPYMVCIALAYCVTLSLYPGIESEIISCSLGTWLPVLLMFTFNTADVIGKILAAVPYPWSRRQLILMSGLRIVLVPLLLLCCAPRHQPVISGETAAFVFTIGLGVSNGLAGSLPMMLAPAKVPGTLKEVTGNMMTLSYNVGLTTGSLIGYVFESMLGAQLTNPCPTYPYAPASMLDPTGAHAQLISTTSTTSTTSPMLNTTAVAAALFTTTVSTLLPTTEASTTALAATAAAATTAAAVTTTSTTVGPILPTLIAPTTALVTSTAAAILSSVAGTIDNVVSAVVSTVSSAGLDLSAETSISTTDPQTPNELMQRI, translated from the exons ATGGAATCCGCTCAGGCCACAACTTATGAACCGCTTGAAGGGCGGGGCGCCGGCATTCGCCATGAGCCCATGGACAGTCCGGAGGCGGACGTACGCATGCCCAAAGATCATAATCATGCTGTTTATTTAGCGTTACTAGCTGCTGGTATTGGCTTTGTGTTGCCTTACAATAG TTTCATCATCGCTGCCGACTACTGGCAGGCTCGCTTTCCCGGACGCTCAGTGGCACTGGACATGTCCATGACGTATATAATTGTCGCTTTTGCTACCGTTTTGCTGAATAATGTTTTTCTATCGCTGGCACCGTTTCGTGTGCGTGTCCTTTTCGGTTATGTGGTGTCATTTACTACGCTCATCTTTGTGGCTGTGTGCGAGGTGGCGTTTCATATGTTTGCTGCCAATACGGCGTACTCAGTGAATTTGGCTGCTGTATCATTGGTGGCCATCGGTTGTACAG TTCAACAATCCAGTTTCTATGGTTTTGCCAGTATGTTACCCAAAGAGTACACCCAAGCAGTCATGGCTGGCGAGAGCATTGCTGGCTTTTTGGTATCTTCCAATCGAGTGGCTACTAAGATGCTAATCCAAAATGATCGCGTGTCGACGGTCATCTTCTTTCTCACTTCAACTTTGTACATTCTTTTCAGCTATGTGCTGCATCTGGCGACCATACATTTGCCATTTGTGCGATACCATATGAAGGCGTGCGCTAAAATTGTGCTTAGACCCGACGAGGATCGATTg AATGACCTCGACGGTGGAACACCCATCGCCAAGTATGGGGTTCTGACGCTTGAACCCACTTCACCGCCAGCAAATGCATCGAACAACACCACAGGCGCGTTAAGTTTCAGTAATCCCGTTTACGAGCTTTCTAATCCGACGGCAGGTGAAAGTGTAATCGAAGGCCTGAATAGTTTACCCGATATGCCGAGCACACCACAGGAGCCCACCACACCGACTACGGTTGCTTTCAAAGTGGAGCATGTGCTCACTCCCGGCACTTGTACCCCCGGAAAGCTAAGTGATTTGAAGAATGGCTTCGTTTCGCGTTGGACCGTCGCACAAGCGATCTATCCATATATGGTCTGCATTGCGTTGGCCTATTGCGTCACGCTCTCCCTGTATCCCGGCATCGAATCGGAAATAATTTCATGTAGCCTTGGCACTTGGTTGCCGGTGCTGCTGATGTTTACATTCAACACCGCTGACGTAATAGGCAAAATACTAGCTGCAGTGCCATATCCATGGTCACGTCGTCAACTGATCTTAATGTCTGGCCTGCGTATAGTATTGGTACCGCTCTTGTTGCTTTGTTGTGCGCCGCGACATCAGCCTGTCATTTCGGGCGAGACAGCGGCTTTTGTCTTCACAATTGGTTTAGGCGTCAGCAATGGTCTTGCTGGTAGTCTTCCAATGATGCTAGCACCGGCCAAGGTACCTGGTACCCTCAAAGAGGTCACCGGCAACATGATGACGCTATCGTACAATGTAGGCCTTACGACTGGCTCATTAATTGGTTACGTTTTTGAATCCATGCTTGGCGCGCAGCTCACCAATCCCTGTCCCACTTACCCTTATGCACCGGCTTCAATGTTAGATCCAACAGGCGCACATGCACAGCTTATCAGCACCACTAGCACGACTAGCACCACATCGCCAATGTTGAATACGACAGCCGTTGCCGCGGCGCTGTTCACCACAACAGTTTCGACGCTATTGCCCACCACCGAGGCGAGCACAACTGCTCTGGCGgcaacagcagcagctgcaACAACTGCGGCAGCAGTGACCACAACCAGTACAACCGTGGGGCCAATACTACCCACATTGATCGCGCCGACTACTGCGTTAGTCACCTCCACAGCGGCGGCGATTTTGAGTTCGGTAGCGGGCACGATCGATAATGTGGTCTCGGCTGTTGTAAGCACCGTCTCCTCGGCGGGCCTCGATTTAAGTGCGGAAACGAGTATAAGCACCACAGATCCACAAACGCCAAATGAGTTGATGCAAAGGATTTAA
- the LOC129241809 gene encoding equilibrative nucleoside transporter 4 isoform X1, translated as MESAQATTYEPLEGRGAGIRHEPMDSPEADVRMPKDHNHAVYLALLAAGIGFVLPYNSFIIAADYWQARFPGRSVALDMSMTYIIVAFATVLLNNVFLSLAPFRVRVLFGYVVSFTTLIFVAVCEVAFHMFAANTAYSVNLAAVSLVAIGCTVQQSSFYGFASMLPKEYTQAVMAGESIAGFLVSSNRVATKMLIQNDRVSTVIFFLTSTLYILFSYVLHLATIHLPFVRYHMKACAKIVLRPDEDRLQNDLDGGTPIAKYGVLTLEPTSPPANASNNTTGALSFSNPVYELSNPTAGESVIEGLNSLPDMPSTPQEPTTPTTVAFKVEHVLTPGTCTPGKLSDLKNGFVSRWTVAQAIYPYMVCIALAYCVTLSLYPGIESEIISCSLGTWLPVLLMFTFNTADVIGKILAAVPYPWSRRQLILMSGLRIVLVPLLLLCCAPRHQPVISGETAAFVFTIGLGVSNGLAGSLPMMLAPAKVPGTLKEVTGNMMTLSYNVGLTTGSLIGYVFESMLGAQLTNPCPTYPYAPASMLDPTGAHAQLISTTSTTSTTSPMLNTTAVAAALFTTTVSTLLPTTEASTTALAATAAAATTAAAVTTTSTTVGPILPTLIAPTTALVTSTAAAILSSVAGTIDNVVSAVVSTVSSAGLDLSAETSISTTDPQTPNELMQRI; from the exons ATGGAATCCGCTCAGGCCACAACTTATGAACCGCTTGAAGGGCGGGGCGCCGGCATTCGCCATGAGCCCATGGACAGTCCGGAGGCGGACGTACGCATGCCCAAAGATCATAATCATGCTGTTTATTTAGCGTTACTAGCTGCTGGTATTGGCTTTGTGTTGCCTTACAATAG TTTCATCATCGCTGCCGACTACTGGCAGGCTCGCTTTCCCGGACGCTCAGTGGCACTGGACATGTCCATGACGTATATAATTGTCGCTTTTGCTACCGTTTTGCTGAATAATGTTTTTCTATCGCTGGCACCGTTTCGTGTGCGTGTCCTTTTCGGTTATGTGGTGTCATTTACTACGCTCATCTTTGTGGCTGTGTGCGAGGTGGCGTTTCATATGTTTGCTGCCAATACGGCGTACTCAGTGAATTTGGCTGCTGTATCATTGGTGGCCATCGGTTGTACAG TTCAACAATCCAGTTTCTATGGTTTTGCCAGTATGTTACCCAAAGAGTACACCCAAGCAGTCATGGCTGGCGAGAGCATTGCTGGCTTTTTGGTATCTTCCAATCGAGTGGCTACTAAGATGCTAATCCAAAATGATCGCGTGTCGACGGTCATCTTCTTTCTCACTTCAACTTTGTACATTCTTTTCAGCTATGTGCTGCATCTGGCGACCATACATTTGCCATTTGTGCGATACCATATGAAGGCGTGCGCTAAAATTGTGCTTAGACCCGACGAGGATCGATTg CAGAATGACCTCGACGGTGGAACACCCATCGCCAAGTATGGGGTTCTGACGCTTGAACCCACTTCACCGCCAGCAAATGCATCGAACAACACCACAGGCGCGTTAAGTTTCAGTAATCCCGTTTACGAGCTTTCTAATCCGACGGCAGGTGAAAGTGTAATCGAAGGCCTGAATAGTTTACCCGATATGCCGAGCACACCACAGGAGCCCACCACACCGACTACGGTTGCTTTCAAAGTGGAGCATGTGCTCACTCCCGGCACTTGTACCCCCGGAAAGCTAAGTGATTTGAAGAATGGCTTCGTTTCGCGTTGGACCGTCGCACAAGCGATCTATCCATATATGGTCTGCATTGCGTTGGCCTATTGCGTCACGCTCTCCCTGTATCCCGGCATCGAATCGGAAATAATTTCATGTAGCCTTGGCACTTGGTTGCCGGTGCTGCTGATGTTTACATTCAACACCGCTGACGTAATAGGCAAAATACTAGCTGCAGTGCCATATCCATGGTCACGTCGTCAACTGATCTTAATGTCTGGCCTGCGTATAGTATTGGTACCGCTCTTGTTGCTTTGTTGTGCGCCGCGACATCAGCCTGTCATTTCGGGCGAGACAGCGGCTTTTGTCTTCACAATTGGTTTAGGCGTCAGCAATGGTCTTGCTGGTAGTCTTCCAATGATGCTAGCACCGGCCAAGGTACCTGGTACCCTCAAAGAGGTCACCGGCAACATGATGACGCTATCGTACAATGTAGGCCTTACGACTGGCTCATTAATTGGTTACGTTTTTGAATCCATGCTTGGCGCGCAGCTCACCAATCCCTGTCCCACTTACCCTTATGCACCGGCTTCAATGTTAGATCCAACAGGCGCACATGCACAGCTTATCAGCACCACTAGCACGACTAGCACCACATCGCCAATGTTGAATACGACAGCCGTTGCCGCGGCGCTGTTCACCACAACAGTTTCGACGCTATTGCCCACCACCGAGGCGAGCACAACTGCTCTGGCGgcaacagcagcagctgcaACAACTGCGGCAGCAGTGACCACAACCAGTACAACCGTGGGGCCAATACTACCCACATTGATCGCGCCGACTACTGCGTTAGTCACCTCCACAGCGGCGGCGATTTTGAGTTCGGTAGCGGGCACGATCGATAATGTGGTCTCGGCTGTTGTAAGCACCGTCTCCTCGGCGGGCCTCGATTTAAGTGCGGAAACGAGTATAAGCACCACAGATCCACAAACGCCAAATGAGTTGATGCAAAGGATTTAA